The Marinihelvus fidelis genomic interval CGGTGCGCACGGAACGGAACCGCTCGGGGGGAATGCGCTCACCGGTGATGTTCTGCAGCTGCACGATCATGTCGACGGCATCAATGCTGTCGATGCCCAGATCCTCGTACAGCAAGGCCTCGGGCGAAATGGCCGAAGCGTCGATCTCGAATTCTTCCACCAGCATGCGTTGGAGGTGCTGGTAGATGTCTTCCCTGCTGCTTGGCGAGCCCATGCAGTGATTCTCCGTTTAGAAGGCTGTTATTTTACACCGCCGGTGAGGCGGGATTGAAGTTCAGCGGTCAATGCCTGGCTGCGAGAGCGCTCACTGTCACCCATCGCCTGGAATTCGTCCGCGGGTAGCCGGTCCAGCACCTCGAAAGTCCATCGCGGCCGCGTCACAGGCACGTGGTACCAGGGCGAATGCTTGTGCAGCAACAAGGGCTCACAGGTGATCCGGATGGGCAGGATATCCGCGCCGGCGCGCAGGGCCGCGAGCGCGGCGCCGCGCCGAAACCGCACCGGCTGGCCCGGTACTGTCCGCGTACCTTCCGGAAACAGGATCAGGCACTCGCCCTGGCGCAGGCGCTGCTCGGCCGAGTCCAGCAGCTGCGTGGTGTCGTGGTTGGGGATATACCGGGCCATGCGCACCGTGGCCATCATGAAGGGGTTGAACCAGTGCGCGCGCTTGACCACGCTGACCGCGCCCGGAAACAGGGCCAGCAGGAAGACCACGTCGATCAGTGTCGGGTGATTGGCCACGACCAGCGTGCCAACCCCGCTGGCATTGGGCGCATTGACCGGCGCGCCATCGTCACCCGGCTCGGCGCCACGCACCCGGTAAGTGAGCCCGACCTGCGCCATGATGGCGATGAAGGCGCGGAACAGCTGTGACACAATGCCACGCGTCATGCGCTCACGCCGATCCTTGTCCCGAACCACCAGCGCCAGCAGGGGAAACACCACGATGCCGACCGCCAGGCCACCCAGGCCGAACAGCGTGAAACTCATCGCCGTCCACGCGAAACGCACCGCGCGATCCAGCCACTCGGGGCCGAATGAAGGCTTGGCTGCGGCGTCGTCGCGCGCGGGTTCAGGAGCAGGCATGGCGCCCATCTTAGGCGCGTGTTGACATGATGCAAACCTGCGCGATCAACGGCTGGACCCTGACATCGGCACTGGGCGCCGGGCTGGCGACCCTGGGGCCCGCACTGGCAGCGCGTGAGTCCGGCCTCAGGCGCAATGATTTTCCCGGCTCGGGCATCGATACCTGGATCGGCCGGGTCGATGGCCTTGACGATGGCGAGGCGCTGCCGGAGCGCTGGCGCAGCCGCAACAACGCGCTGGCCGAGCTGGGGCTGGCCCAGGACGACTTTATCGGCCGGGTGCGGGATACCCGCGACCGACTGGGCGCCGACCGGCTGGGCGTGATCATCGGCACCAGCACCTCCAGCATCGGCCGCACCGAGGCCGCCTACCGCGCCATGGATAACGATCGCTGGCCCGCCGAGTACCTGCAGCCGGACGTGCACCAGCCGCACTCGCCCGGCCTGTATGTCGCGCACCGGCTGGGCATCACCGGCCCGGCTCTGACCATCAGCACCGCCTGCGCGTCCAGCGCCAAGGTGTTTGCCAGCGGCTGGCGCTGGCTGCAATCGGGTGTCGTCGATGCCGTGGTGGTGGGCGGCGTGGACTCGCTGTGCCACAGCGTGCTGGGTGGCTTCAGCTCGCTGGAGCTGACGTCCACCCAGCCCTGTCGACCGTTCGATACGCGCCGCGACGGTATCAGCCTGGGCGAGGCCGCCGGCTTCGCCCTGCTGACCCGGCCGCAGGACGCCCCGGCCAGCGCGCCGTGGCTGGCCGGCTACGGCGAGACTTCCGACGCTTTCCACATGTCGCAGCCGCCTGAAAACGGCGCCGGCGCTGAAGCTGCCATGCGCGCGGCGATCGGCCGCGCCGGGCTTGATGCCGCCGAGATCGGCTACGCGAACCTGCATGGCACCGCCAGCCAGGCCAATGACATCGCGGAGTCCCGCGCGTTGTCCCGCGTATTCGGCGAGCCGGTGCCAGTGTCGTCGACCAAGGGGTGGACCGGGCATACCCTGGGCGCGGCCGGCATTGTAGAGGCCGTGATCGCCCTTCAGGCCCTGGTCACCGGGCTGCTTCCGGGCACCCTGAACCTGTCGGAACCCGACCCGGGCCTGGCGTTCCCGATCCTGCAGGACAACCTGGAGGCATCGATCGGGGCCGCGCTCAGCAACTCCTTTGGTTTCGGCGGTAACAACTGCAGCCTGGTGTTCCGGCGCCGCCTCAGCGGGGCCGAAGCATGAAGGCGCGCATCGCCGGCATCGGCGCCTGGGGGCCGGGCTTCAACAGCGCCGACACGCTGATGGCGATCATCGACAGCGGCGAGCCCGCCGTGGGGAGCGATGAAGCCGCGGCGACACGGCCCGCTGCGACGGTGATCCCGCCGCGTGAGCGCAGACGCGCGCCGCTGTCGGTCAAGCTGGCCGTGGAGGCCGCCGGCCAGGCCTGCACCGCCGCCGAAGTGGAGCCTGCGGAAGCCGCCTGCGTGTTCGTCTCGGCCCTGGGCGACCTCGACATCACCGATTACATGTGCCGGACCCTGGCCAGCGACACGCCACAGCTCTCGCCAACGAAATTCCACAACTCGGTACACAATGCCCCGGTGGGCTACTGGTCCATCAGCACCGGCAACCACCACGCCGGCAACGCCGTGGCGGCCGGGCCGGATTACAGCCTGGCGGCATCGTTGATGGAGGCCTTTATCCAGTGCGAGGTCGAGCAGCGCCCGGTGCTGTGGGTCACCCAGGATATCGCCGCGCCCGCGGCCTACCAGCCGCTGTGGCCGGTCGACCACGCCTGCGCCTTCGCGCTGCTGCTGTTGCCGTGCGCGGACGAAGCGGCGACCCGCCTTGAACGCACCGGTCAACCGGCGGAATGGCCGCCGCTGGAACACCCGACACTCACAGGGTTGTACAACGACAACCCGTCGGCCCGGGTCCTGGCCCTGCTCCAGGCGCACCAGTTTGGCGAGCCCGTCGACCTTCCGCTGGCTCCCGGACAGGGCCTGAGGATATCGCTGCCATGAACACCCAACCCGATGTCGCCATCATCGGTGGTGGCCTGGCTGGCCTGACGCTGGCGCTGCAGTTGCGCGAGCGCATGGATGACCTGGACGTGGTCGTGGTCGAGCGCAACCACCACCCGGTGCCGACCGCGGCGCACAAGGTCGGCGAATCGATGGTGGAAATCGGCGCGCACTACCTTTCCCACACCGTCGGCCTGCAGGATCACCTGGACAAGGCACATGTGCGCAAGAACGGCCTGCGATTCCATTTCGGCGCGCAGGGCCGCGAGTTGCACCATGCCGACGAACTGGGCGTCAGCCACCTGCTCGCCGTGCCCAGCTACCAGGTCGATCGCGGCGTGCTCGAGAATGAGCTCGGCCAGCGCGTGCGCGCCGCCGGCGGCCGCTTCGTCGATGGCACGCGGGTGGTGAAGGCGACCACCGATTCCGGTGCGCACCGCCTGCAGTGCCGCGGCGATGACGGCGAGTTCGAGCTGCGTCCACGCTGGCTGGTCGACGCCGGCAGTCGCGCGGGTCCGCTGCGACGCTCGCTGGCGCTGGCGCGGCCGGTAGAGCACGACGTCAATGCCGCCTGGTTCCGCGTCGACGCCGACATCGACGTGGGCGACTGGTCCGGTGACGCCACCTGGCAGGCGCGCCCGCGTGACCTGCCACGGCGCCAGAGCACCAACCACCTGATGGGCCCCGGCTACTGGTGCT includes:
- a CDS encoding acyl carrier protein — its product is MGSPSSREDIYQHLQRMLVEEFEIDASAISPEALLYEDLGIDSIDAVDMIVQLQNITGERIPPERFRSVRTVQDVVDTVHALAA
- a CDS encoding lysophospholipid acyltransferase family protein, giving the protein MPAPEPARDDAAAKPSFGPEWLDRAVRFAWTAMSFTLFGLGGLAVGIVVFPLLALVVRDKDRRERMTRGIVSQLFRAFIAIMAQVGLTYRVRGAEPGDDGAPVNAPNASGVGTLVVANHPTLIDVVFLLALFPGAVSVVKRAHWFNPFMMATVRMARYIPNHDTTQLLDSAEQRLRQGECLILFPEGTRTVPGQPVRFRRGAALAALRAGADILPIRITCEPLLLHKHSPWYHVPVTRPRWTFEVLDRLPADEFQAMGDSERSRSQALTAELQSRLTGGVK
- a CDS encoding beta-ketoacyl-ACP synthase — translated: MMQTCAINGWTLTSALGAGLATLGPALAARESGLRRNDFPGSGIDTWIGRVDGLDDGEALPERWRSRNNALAELGLAQDDFIGRVRDTRDRLGADRLGVIIGTSTSSIGRTEAAYRAMDNDRWPAEYLQPDVHQPHSPGLYVAHRLGITGPALTISTACASSAKVFASGWRWLQSGVVDAVVVGGVDSLCHSVLGGFSSLELTSTQPCRPFDTRRDGISLGEAAGFALLTRPQDAPASAPWLAGYGETSDAFHMSQPPENGAGAEAAMRAAIGRAGLDAAEIGYANLHGTASQANDIAESRALSRVFGEPVPVSSTKGWTGHTLGAAGIVEAVIALQALVTGLLPGTLNLSEPDPGLAFPILQDNLEASIGAALSNSFGFGGNNCSLVFRRRLSGAEA
- a CDS encoding beta-ketoacyl synthase chain length factor, yielding MKARIAGIGAWGPGFNSADTLMAIIDSGEPAVGSDEAAATRPAATVIPPRERRRAPLSVKLAVEAAGQACTAAEVEPAEAACVFVSALGDLDITDYMCRTLASDTPQLSPTKFHNSVHNAPVGYWSISTGNHHAGNAVAAGPDYSLAASLMEAFIQCEVEQRPVLWVTQDIAAPAAYQPLWPVDHACAFALLLLPCADEAATRLERTGQPAEWPPLEHPTLTGLYNDNPSARVLALLQAHQFGEPVDLPLAPGQGLRISLP